DNA from Halogeometricum sp. S1BR25-6:
CAGTCGCGGTCGCAGACCGAGACGAGCAATCCCTCGGGCGTGTCTCGCTCGCGGAGGAGCATCTCCGTCACCGGTCCTCGATGAGTTCCTGTTCGCGTTGCTCTCGGAGTTCGTCGGCCTGCTGTTGGACCTGTTCGGCCTCGTCGTCGCGGCCCAAGTCCTCCAGCGCGCGGACTTTCTCCTCCAGGACGTCGGCGGTGCGCATCCCCAGTCTGATGGCGTTGTCGAAGGCGTTGACGGCCTCCTCGTTCAGGCCACGTTCGCGCAGGAAGAACCCGCGGTTGTACCACGCCTGCCCGAAGCGCGGGTCTATCTCGACGGCGCGTTCGGCGTGGTGCAACGCCTCTTCGGTCTCGCCGAACTGCCAGAGGGCGTAGGCGAGATTCGTCTCCGCGGAGGCGGCGTGCTCGGAGTCGTCGTCGATGTTGAGCGCCTCGCGGTAGGAGCCGATTGCCTCGTCGTACTCCTCTAACTCCGCGTGCGCGGCGCCTTTGTTCACCCACGCCTCCTGCGCTTCGAGGGAGTCCTCGTCGGCGAACTGCGCGGCCCGTTCGAACGCCTCGGTGGCCTCCTCGAAGCGGTTGATCTGCATGTACGAGAGACCGACGTCGACCAGTTGGTCGACGTCCACCTCGTCTTTCGCGATGTTCCGTTCGTCGAGTTCGTCGGCGATGACCCGGGTGTCGACCGGGTCGACCTTCGCCGGGTCGACGTTCAGTTCCGGCGGGTCGAGCGTGAACTCCTCGTAGTCCTCGCTGAACCCCTGTCCCTCGGAGAAACGGTGGGGTCTGTCTCGCTCGCCGTCTTCTGCCATGCGGCGCGCTTAGAGGTCGGGACGGTTAAGAACTGCGTCACGAATCCCGTCGTGCGGCGGTCTCTCGGGGGCCGGACCCCCGTCCGGCGTATGCCGGCCGAACGTTGAACCGTCGTCGGACCGTTTTCACCCCCATGCGCCTGTTCCTCAGCATCGACCTGCCCGACTCGCTCACGGAGTCCGTCGCGTCGGCGCAACAGCGGTTCGCCGGCGCCGAGGGGCTCCGGTTCGTCGCCCCCGAGCAGGTCCACGTCACGCTGAAGTTCCTCGGGGAGACGGACGAGGACCGCCTCCCGGACGTCGAGGCGGCCGTCGAGGACGCCATCG
Protein-coding regions in this window:
- a CDS encoding tetratricopeptide repeat protein, producing MAEDGERDRPHRFSEGQGFSEDYEEFTLDPPELNVDPAKVDPVDTRVIADELDERNIAKDEVDVDQLVDVGLSYMQINRFEEATEAFERAAQFADEDSLEAQEAWVNKGAAHAELEEYDEAIGSYREALNIDDDSEHAASAETNLAYALWQFGETEEALHHAERAVEIDPRFGQAWYNRGFFLRERGLNEEAVNAFDNAIRLGMRTADVLEEKVRALEDLGRDDEAEQVQQQADELREQREQELIEDR